AAAACCTGAATATTTTGATTCTGGCGCAGGCGTTGAATAAAATAAATAACAGAATCAATAACGTGTATATTATCTTTAATGAAATAATCCAGCACCCCCTTGGAGAGAACCTTGCTGCGCAAATCCTCCTTGAACTCGCCGGTCAGGACGATGCAGGGGATTTTGTGGGAGAGGATCAGATCGACGATTTCGCCATCGGGGGCATCGGGCAGATGCAGGTCGAGAATACCCAAAAAGCATTGACCATGTTGGGAGAGGCTCCATTTCTTGGCCTCGGCGAAGGTACGGGCAACGACCACTTCGCAAGAAAAAGCTTCTTGCAAACGGCTGCGCAACAGGGAAGCAAAACTCCGTGAATCTTCAACGACCAGCAGAGAGTCCATGACCACGCACCCCCAAATGAAAAGGCCGAGGCACCATGGGAAGAGTGCCGAATGGATACCCAGGCTTTATGATTCGATCAGGCAATACTCTTTGAGTTTTTGGATTATTTTTGTCGATGTGATCGGCTTGGTGATGTAGTCGTTGCAGCCACCCTGGAAGAAAGCCTTGGCGAATTGTTCTTCGGTATCCAGGGCGCTGATCATAAAAATAACGGCAGGAGAACTCTTGGCAACTCCGGCCTTTTCCTCGATTTCCCGCATGCGCGCCAGGGCCTTCTGGCCATCCATGACCGGCATCATGATGTCTAGACACACCAAGCTGTAAGGGTCGCCATCCTCCAGCGCAAATTGAAAAGTTTCAACAGCCTCCAGGCCATTCGCCGCAAAATCACAGGAACCGTACCTGGACAGGATTTTTTCCAACAGCATGCGATTGTTGAATTGGTCATCGACGATCAAAAACCTCATGGTTCAGCCTCGAAACAAGGTCATCCCGGCAAAAAACCCGGGTGTTGCAGAACGTCTCCGGTAGTTGGATGTCGCGGCTTGACGTGTGGACCGCCCAATCCAACATCCCCCCATGTCAATCACGCCGGAAATGTACATGATGCCTCGCATGTTGGCCATAAAGAACTTGACCAGGGAAGTCTATTTTTTCCTGCCCGGATGATTTTTCCCCCGGTCGGCGGCACGCCTTGCCGGGAGAGTCAGCACACCAAGGCCCTGCCAGGGAGTCAGCCCTTTGGATCCTGACTTGTGACCGGGCGATGAACGGTGATTGCTTTTTGTCGGCAATAATTTATTTATTGGCATTACTTTTGCATCGATTTGCCGTCAAGGCGTCAAAAACAGCCGTGAGGGGATTTGTCTACGGAAGGCTACGAGAAAATAAAGAAGGAGGATGGTCATGAAACATTTTCAAGTTGACAGCGGTGGCGTTGGATTTTTTTTGTGTCACAACGGCAGGATCATCGCGGAGGGATTGACCCGGGACGAGGCTGTGGATGCGGCTGACCATCTGGAAAGGCTCTTCTATGAGACCCCCGTGGAGAGTTTTGGCAACCTGGTGGCCTTTCAGTCTGCGGTTGAGACCAGCGGCAGTCGCATCCGGAATCAAGTCTAGCTGCACACCGGGCAACCTCAGGGTTGCCGAATCGATTGCAGGGTGTCACTATTCGGCACCCTTGCAAGATAAGCCTGGACATGAAAGCCTTTGTCAGGGCTTCGCCCCAAACCCCATCAGGACGCTGTCCAAGGCCCTGCCAGGGAGCCAGCCCCCTGGACCCCGAGCGTGGCCGGGTGCTGAATGGCAACTGAACATGGGGTGTCTGAACGATTACGGGACGAGAGTCGTTATTGCCCAGGGCAATCGCATTTGAAATAGTGTGGCACTGCCCCCCTTTCTTGTAAACCTGCAATACATCCGCCTTCTGACGCAAAAAAAATGCGCCAGAAGGCGGACCGAAGCCCGCCCCCTGGGCCTTTTTTGCCAACGGCGCAAAAAAATCCTGATTATTGCCCTTTACGAACCGCAAATACTACCACTACGATGCTGACTCTGACATGCGTGGCGCGGGAGGGTCCGTCAGTTTGAACGGAAGGGTTGTCCGGCGTTTCGTGCGAAAGGCACTCGTAACCTTTCACCACCCTTGCAAGAAAAGCTTGGACATGAGTAGCTATTCACCACCTTTTCAAGAAAGGCTTGGATATGAAAGCCTTTGTCGGGGCTTTGCCCCGAACCCAACCAGGACTCTGTCCTGGACCTGCCAGGGAGCCGGCCCCCTGGACCCCGGTTTGTTGCCTGGTGGTGAATTGTTACAGGCGCTCAAGGTTGATTCGAGATGTCCTCCGAATTGAATTCTTTTTTGATTCCCAAGGGTCGGTTTCGCATCTATTGGGACTATATCATCCTTGCGGCTGTTGGTTGGTACGGCGTTTCCGTGCCGATTGCCATCGCTCTGCGCCTTGACACCCCCCAATGGTCCTTCATCCTGGATGTCGTTCTGACCGTCTTCTTCGTGGTCGACATCTACGTCAATTTTCACACCCCGTTCCTGAAGGATGGGGAGCAGATCAGGGATTTGCGAGCCATTCGCAAACGCTATCTGCGGCGCCGGTTCCTCATTGACCTGATCTCCACCATTCCCTGGGAGCTTCTGGCCACTGCCCTGTTTCTCCATGGCAGCGATGCCGAGACGTTGGCCATCCTGCGTATCATGCGTTTGACGCGGATGCTCCGTCTGGCCCTGGTTCCCAGCGTGGTCGCCGACTTGCGTTCCCATACGGAGCATGCCTTGGTGGAAACCATCCGATTGGGCGCCAGCCAGCGGGTCAAGGTTATCATGATGTTGTTTTGGGTGGTGATCGGCATGAATTTGTTGACCTGTGGATGGATCATGATCCACGAAACAGCCAACACGGATCCCCTATCCATTTATATCCAGGCGTTTTACTGGCTGGTGGTCACCGTGGCCACGGTGGGGTATGGAGACATCACGCCGTCGACGGATGCCTCGCGCGTTTATGCCATCGTGGTCATGCTGGTGGGCATCGGCATGTATGGTTTCATCATCGGCAACATCTCCACCACCATCGCCAATGCCAATTCGTTCGAGAACCGCCGACGGGAAAAGTTTGCCGCCCTGGCCCAGTTCATGAGAACCTTCAACATACCCTTGCACCTCCAGGGAGATATATTCAGTTTTTACAATCATTTTTTGACAGAAAGGGCCGCACTGACCTCGGAAATTCTCCAGGAGTTGCCTCCCGAGCTGCAAAGGGAGATCAACAAATACGTCAACATGGTCATGTTGCAACATGTTCCGTTTTTCAGGAACGTGGGAGAGGCGTGCCTGGCCGATCTGGTGGAATGCCTGACCACCCGGATCTGCACCCCCCGGGAGCTGGTGTTGCAGGCCGGTGAAAGGGGAGAGGAGATGTATTTTCTGAGTCACGGCGTCGTCGAGGTTTTGACTCCGGAGGGACACCCCCTGGTCAAATTGCGGGCCGGTTCCTTCTTTGGTGAAGTGGCCCTTCTGCGTGACATCGAGAGAACGGCGACCGTGCGTTGCATCACCTTCTGCGACCTCTATGTCCTGAGCCGGACGGATTTCACCCGGGTCATCAAGAGCTACCCGGGTATCAGCGACCAGTTGAGTGCGGTGGTTTGCGACCGCTACGATGCATAAGATAAGTCGTAACGATGCATCCTCGTCGAGGGTAACCGTTCAGTACCCCTTCAAGAAAAGCCAGGACGGGAAAGCCTTTGTCAGGGCTTCGCCCCGAACCCCACCTGGGCGCGGTCCTGGAACCGGCAGGGAGCCAGCCCCCTGGACCCAATGTGTGGCCGGGTGGTGAAGCGTTACCCGTTTTCAATCGTTTTTTAGGTGGGTACGATCATGGATGCAACCGGTGTCGAGGGGATGTGCTCTGGTGCACATGGCACAGGGCCACCGCCAGTGCGTCGGCTGCGTCTGCCGGGGCAACCTGTCCCATACCCAGGAGCACGCGAACCATCTCCTGGACTTGATGTTTCTCAGCCCGTCCATAGCCAACAACCGACTTTTTGACCTCCAGGGCGGCATATTCATGGACCGCCAGCCCGCTTTGGCTGGCGGCGACGATGGCGGCTCCGCGTGCATGTCCCAACTTCATGGCGCTTTGAACATTGTGGGCCAAAAAAATGGACTCGATGGCGGCCACCTCGGGCTGATGTTGGTGAATGACACCGCACAAGCCACGAAAGATCTCCGTCAGGCGTTCCGGGAGGGGCGAAGCGGCTTGCGTGCGGATGGTTC
The sequence above is a segment of the Magnetococcales bacterium genome. Coding sequences within it:
- a CDS encoding response regulator — its product is MRFLIVDDQFNNRMLLEKILSRYGSCDFAANGLEAVETFQFALEDGDPYSLVCLDIMMPVMDGQKALARMREIEEKAGVAKSSPAVIFMISALDTEEQFAKAFFQGGCNDYITKPITSTKIIQKLKEYCLIES
- the ruvC gene encoding crossover junction endodeoxyribonuclease RuvC, which gives rise to MRTLGIDPGTTVTGWGIVEAHGNYLRHVAHGTIRTQAASPLPERLTEIFRGLCGVIHQHQPEVAAIESIFLAHNVQSAMKLGHARGAAIVAASQSGLAVHEYAALEVKKSVVGYGRAEKHQVQEMVRVLLGMGQVAPADAADALAVALCHVHQSTSPRHRLHP
- a CDS encoding ion transporter, which gives rise to MSSELNSFLIPKGRFRIYWDYIILAAVGWYGVSVPIAIALRLDTPQWSFILDVVLTVFFVVDIYVNFHTPFLKDGEQIRDLRAIRKRYLRRRFLIDLISTIPWELLATALFLHGSDAETLAILRIMRLTRMLRLALVPSVVADLRSHTEHALVETIRLGASQRVKVIMMLFWVVIGMNLLTCGWIMIHETANTDPLSIYIQAFYWLVVTVATVGYGDITPSTDASRVYAIVVMLVGIGMYGFIIGNISTTIANANSFENRRREKFAALAQFMRTFNIPLHLQGDIFSFYNHFLTERAALTSEILQELPPELQREINKYVNMVMLQHVPFFRNVGEACLADLVECLTTRICTPRELVLQAGERGEEMYFLSHGVVEVLTPEGHPLVKLRAGSFFGEVALLRDIERTATVRCITFCDLYVLSRTDFTRVIKSYPGISDQLSAVVCDRYDA